The genomic window AAGGAAATCTGTCTTCTAAAATGAGAGTTTTAAACATTATAACTTCTGAGTTAATTAGAGAAAAATTAAATAGGGTAATCATATGGAAAAAAAATAAATGTATATTTTTTATATACATTTTTGGTTATATTATTCTTCTCTTTTCTTTTATTTTTTTTGATCAAAAAAGTGAAAACATATTTAGTCGTATTAATAAATATTTTTATTAAAAATTAATATATTTCATATTTGCATAATAGCAATTTTTGCTTGAAATCCCTCAACTTTTACTTCTTCCCCTTCCCATTCAAAAGTTGGAGATAAAATAAGATCAACAGAGAGTGTTTCTTCACAAATATAATTATTGTTATTTTCAATAGCCTCAATGAATTCTTTAGAAGAATCTATATAACTGATAATTTTATCAGTTAGATTAAATCCTTTTTGTTTTCTAAGATTTTGCATTTTGTTAACAAAGCTTCTAGCTAACCCTTCTTGTTTAAGACTATTCGTTAAACGAACATCTAATGCTACTGTAAATTTTTTTTCTGGATCTGAAAATACAGAAAAACCAGGAATTTCTTTGGTAGATATTAAAACATCCTCTAAATGAATAAATAGTTTTTTTTTTTCTAAAAAAATTTCTTTTTTTCCCCTTTTTTCTATTTGCACAATATCAGATTGTGTAAATTTTTCTATAACAGATATTATCTTTTTTAGAGATTTTTTAAATTTTGGCCCTAATTTTTTATAACTAGGACTAATCTGTTTTCTAAAAATAGATACTTCAGGATCTGAAACCTCTATTTTTTTTACATTAACTTCTTTTGCTATAAATCTTGATACTAATTTTAGTTGTTTTCTTATACGCTCATTCTTCGTTATTATTAATACCTTTTGTAAAGGTTGTCTAACTTTAAGATTCTTTTTCTTTCTTAGAGAAAGAACCATCGAACTAATCTTTTTGCCAAGGTACATACGTTCTTGAAGATCTTCATCCAGAAGATCTGGATTGAATATAGGAAAATATGACAAATGGACGCTTTCAAAAGTCTCCTTATTTGTGATTTTATTTAAATCCTGATAAAGTCTATCAGAAAAAAAAGGAGCAATAGGTGAAATTAGCTTCGATACATTAAAAAGACAATAGTAAAGAGTTTGATAAGCTGAAATTTTGTTATTATTATATGTTTCTTTCCAAAAACGTTTACGACAAATTCTGATATACCAATTACTGAGATGATCTATAACAAAGTTATTTAATTCTCGAACTACTTTTGTAGGATTATATTCTGAATAATATTTGTCAACTTTTTGGATTAAGTTGTTTAATTCTGATAAAATCCACCGATCTACGTTCGGACGTTCTTCTAACGAAAAAAGTTTTTCTTTAAAAAGAAATCCATCTATATTTGCGTATAGAGCAAAAAAAGTGTAAGAATTATAAAGAGTCCCAAAAAATTTTTTTTTAACGTCTTCTATGCCTTCTGGATTAAAACGAATATTTTCCCAAAATGATGTATTCGATACCAGATACCATCTAATAACATCAGGTCCAAATTTTTCAATTATATCAAAAGGATCTATCGTATTTCCTCTACTTTTAGACATCTTTTGCCCATTCTTATCAAGAATTAATCCATTAACTACAACATTTTTGTAAGAAATAGAATCAAAAAGCATACAGGAAATAGCGTGTAAAGAATAGAACCACCCCCTAGTTTGATCTACTCCTTCAGCTATAAAATCAGCTGGAAATTCTTTTCTTTTTTCGATAAAATCAGAATTTTCAAAAGGATAATGAAATTGAGCATATGTCATAGCTCCAGAATCAAACCAAACATCTATTAAATAAGGTTCTCTTTTCATTGGTAGACCAGAAGGAGATACCAATATAATCTTATCAAGCACGTGTTTGTGTAGATCAATTTGTTTATAATTTCTTGGACTCATATCCCCCCTAATAAAGTTTTTGAAAGGATTTTCTTTCATAATTTTTTTT from Blattabacteriaceae bacterium includes these protein-coding regions:
- the ileS gene encoding isoleucine--tRNA ligase, with amino-acid sequence MFKNYKKLDLQKIFEEINQYWKDHQIFQKSVYSRNGKKLHVFYEGPPSVNGMPGIHHLMSRTIKDIFCRYHTLKGKQVKRRAGWDTHGLPIELSVEKSLGLTKEDIGKKISIESYNKACKKAVMLYTKFWKNITEKIGYWVDLNEPYITFESKYIESIWWSLKKLYKKGFLYKGYSVQPYSPTSGTTLSSHELSLPGSYKEITDTALVVKFKTIKNSLSENFKKILGDIFFLAWTTTAWTLPSNTAIGIGPNIDYVIVTTYNPYTFLKENLILSKNRIWKLFPKKFFWVKNEKEFKKFKKTDKKIPYKILKEFKGYSLIGSRYEQLLSWVLPSKGAEKAFKVIPSDLINTNEGSVIVHLAPTFGVEDSYVAKQNGIPSMLVRDEKSKKQIPLVDLQGRFIKNLPIEGEYVKKEYSKNLLNQRSVDDKIAELLKSENRVFYRENYTHSYPHCWRMEKPLLYYPLDSWFMKTSKRRRRMVELNKSIHWNPKTIGENRFGKWLENINDWNLSRSRFWGVPLPIWKNDGEEIIIGSVEELVNEIEKSIQKKIMKENPFKNFIRGDMSPRNYKQIDLHKHVLDKIILVSPSGLPMKREPYLIDVWFDSGAMTYAQFHYPFENSDFIEKRKEFPADFIAEGVDQTRGWFYSLHAISCMLFDSISYKNVVVNGLILDKNGQKMSKSRGNTIDPFDIIEKFGPDVIRWYLVSNTSFWENIRFNPEGIEDVKKKFFGTLYNSYTFFALYANIDGFLFKEKLFSLEERPNVDRWILSELNNLIQKVDKYYSEYNPTKVVRELNNFVIDHLSNWYIRICRKRFWKETYNNNKISAYQTLYYCLFNVSKLISPIAPFFSDRLYQDLNKITNKETFESVHLSYFPIFNPDLLDEDLQERMYLGKKISSMVLSLRKKKNLKVRQPLQKVLIITKNERIRKQLKLVSRFIAKEVNVKKIEVSDPEVSIFRKQISPSYKKLGPKFKKSLKKIISVIEKFTQSDIVQIEKRGKKEIFLEKKKLFIHLEDVLISTKEIPGFSVFSDPEKKFTVALDVRLTNSLKQEGLARSFVNKMQNLRKQKGFNLTDKIISYIDSSKEFIEAIENNNNYICEETLSVDLILSPTFEWEGEEVKVEGFQAKIAIMQI